CAGGACCTGGGCCACAAAGTAGTCTTTCTCATAGGTGACTTTACAGGTATGATAGGCGATCCCACTGGTCGCAGCGAAATCAGAAAGCGCCTGACTGAAAAAGAGGTAAAGGAAAACGCAAAGACCTATAAGAAGCAGGTCTTTAAGATCCTCGACGAGAGAAAGACAAAAGTAGTCTTTAACAGTAAGTGGCTCAATCCAATGAGTCTTAAGGACACACTGAGCTTGACTTCACACAGCACTGTGTCACAGCTTCTAGCAAGAGAGGATTTTAATCAGCGGTACAAGAGCGGGAAAAATATAAGCCTTTTAGAATTTATGTACCCGCTTTTACAGGCCTATGACTCTGTAGAACTAAAAGCAGATGTAGAGCTTGGCGGCACAGACCAGAAGTTCAACCTGCTTCTGGGCCGCGAGATCCAGAAAGACTATGGCCAGGAGCCACAGGCCATTATCACAATGCCGCTTCTCGTAGGCCTTGATGGTGTGCAGAAGATGAGCAAGTCTTATGGCAATCACATAGGTATAAATGAGTCGCCAGAGGAGATGTTCGGTAAACTCATGTCCATATCAGATGAGCTCATGAAGCAGTATTATGAGCTCTTGACAGATGAGGAGCCAAACGAGTCACATCCAATGGAGGCCAAAAAGCATTTGGCAGAACTAATAGTCAGGCAGTATCATGGTGATAAAGCTGCCCAATCTAGTCGCAAAGACTTTGAAAACAAGTTCCAGAAAAGAGATCCCTTTACAGAGCTAAAGCTTGAAACAAAGCCCTTCAAATCAACCCTGTGCGAATTTCTGGTCAGCGAAAAGATATGCGCGTCAAACAGTGACTTCCGCCGTCTAATAAACCAGGGCGCGATAGAAGTCAACTCCGCTAAAATCAAAGACTTGCAATTCCAACTCCAACCCTCCAAACAATACCAAATCAAAGTAGGCAAAAAACGCTTCCTCAAAGTCATCCTCACCTAAAGTAGACAAATCAGTCACTGACTGTTTTGTCTACTTTTTGCATTGACTTG
This region of Candidatus Gorgyraea atricola genomic DNA includes:
- the tyrS gene encoding tyrosine--tRNA ligase, whose product is MDVRKQLEIIKRGTVEVISEKELVAKLEKGKPLIVKAGFDPSAPDIHLGHTVLLRKLRHFQDLGHKVVFLIGDFTGMIGDPTGRSEIRKRLTEKEVKENAKTYKKQVFKILDERKTKVVFNSKWLNPMSLKDTLSLTSHSTVSQLLAREDFNQRYKSGKNISLLEFMYPLLQAYDSVELKADVELGGTDQKFNLLLGREIQKDYGQEPQAIITMPLLVGLDGVQKMSKSYGNHIGINESPEEMFGKLMSISDELMKQYYELLTDEEPNESHPMEAKKHLAELIVRQYHGDKAAQSSRKDFENKFQKRDPFTELKLETKPFKSTLCEFLVSEKICASNSDFRRLINQGAIEVNSAKIKDLQFQLQPSKQYQIKVGKKRFLKVILT